The Culex pipiens pallens isolate TS chromosome 2, TS_CPP_V2, whole genome shotgun sequence DNA window cagtcgtgtggtgttcgtcggggggatcggtgtgtgacgtcgcgcgcgagaatccgcgagaaagtggtggaagattctggaatcattgaaaagaagttcgcgtcgaggccttggaagttgggccatcagtcgtgtggtgttcgtcggggggatcggtgtgtgacgtcgcgcgcgagaatccgcgagaaagtggtgaaagattctggaatcattgaaaagaagttcgcgtcgaggccttggaagttgggccatcagtcgtgtggtgttcgtcggggggatcggtgtgtgacgtcgcgcgcgagaatccgcgagaaagtggtggaagattctggaatcattgaaaagaagttcgggtcaaggccttggaagttgggccattagtcgtgtggtgttcgtcggggggatcggtgtgtgacgtcgcgcgcgagaatccgcgagaaagtggtggaagattctggaatcattgaaaagaagttcgcgtcgaggccttggaagttgggccatcagtcgtgtggtgttcgtcggggggatcggtgtgtgacgtcgcgcgcgagaatccgcgagaaagtggtgaaagattctggaatcattgaaaagaagttcgcgtcgaggccttggaagttgggccatcagtcgtgtggtgttcgtcggggggatcggtgtgtgacgtcgcgcgcgagaatccgcgagaaagtggtggaagattctggaatcattgaaaagaagttcgcgtcgaggccttggaagttgggccatcagtcgtgtggtgttcgtcggggggatcggtgtgtgacgtcgcgcgcgagaatccgcgagaaagtggtggaagattctggaatcattgaaaagaagttcgggtcaaggccttggaagttgggccattagtcgtgtggtgttcgtcggggggatcggtgtgtgacgtcgcgcgcgagaatccgcgagaaagtggtgaaagattctggaatcattgaaaagaagttcgcgtcgaggccttggaagttgggccatcagtcgtgtggtgttcgtcggggggatcggtgtgtgacgtcgcgcgcgagaatccgcgagaaagtggtggaagattctggaatcattgaaaagaagttcgcgtcgaggccttggaagttgggccatcagtcgtgtggtgttcgtcggggggatcggtgtgtgacgtcgcgcgcgagaatccgcgagaaagtggtggagatttctggatttcattgaaaaagggaTTCACGTCGTCTTGTGTATATTCACTTTCATTTAGCTTTggaagcccttcccatagcatcgttgctcggatggcacgccggcggtagaagtgaaaaatcgcgattgaggaattgataagtccttctcatagcgtcgtagctcggaaggcaacgattatgtttccctgatctatttaaaattgcacgtcgccgaataaatcgataaatacaataacatttaattttgaaagtccttcccatagcatcgttgctcggatggcacgccggcggtagaagtgaaaaatcgcgattgaggaattgacaagtccttctcatagcgtcgtagctcggaaggcaacgattatgtttccatgatctatttaaaattgcacgtcgccgaataaatcgataaatacaataacatttaattttgaaagtccttcccatagcatcgttgcttggatggcacgacggcggtagatgtgaaaaatcgcgattgaggaattgataagtccttctcatagcgtcgtagctcggaaggcaacgatcgccgaataaatcgataatacaataacatttaattttgaaagtccttcccatagcatcgttgctcggatggcacgccggcggtagaagtgaaaaatcgcgattgaggaattgacaagtccttctcatagcgtcgtagctcggaaggcaacgattatgtttccatgatctatttaaaattgcacgtcaccgaataaatcgataaatacaataacatttaattttgaaagtccttcccatagcatcgttgctcggatggcacgccggcggtaagatgTGAAAAGTCCTTcttatagcgtcgtagctcggaaggcaacgattatgtttcactttctggtcatatcatctaccaagatgaatcctgaccttccctttccttcccctactaacacaattcccccacttcccgtgatgcttgaaggagatgctgtggattcaacggtctcatgcggtgtcaacaggtatagagcgacaaactctgtgtctgatgagtctgcaacttcaactatcggactaacattcctacctttgttgaactgcatctccttgggggggcgccggtattgacttgaagcagagatcttcaggggttatacagtgaggatgattagctcccactaatcatctgttggttcattgtgtaacttcagctgatccgtcaataacggagtagcagctcattggcagtcaaccatgctcatgctcatgctcatgctcaaggtgtacatttttatgtcagaaaaaatgtgtaattttacctctgaaaatgtgtaattttaccactgttctggtgtaatgtcgcttttcagtctaaattgaggtaaaattacatcataaaagaggtaacattcaacttttttttaaatacatgattgtccattagagtgtaacaaaaatgactttttggcgggcatcaaagggtttgttccggtgggcatactaagcccaaatccaaattatgagcttgattgtacgtaacaggagctggcgctttgcatttgaattttaaatgggatttaacccgtaaaaaaagattttttcaaaaatgtcacttcttgaggcattttggccactgaagcgtttattttcaacatcgttggcgtgtaggccagatccttgcgcatcttttggtatatataacattgaaatttggagcaccctggacaggtacagaccttcaaagtatggcattttttcgaaaaatttacccCAGCAAAtacaaatggcgtctagggcgtcgcgaggcgcgacgcgtatcttttttgccggggtcgatttttcgaaaaaaatgccaaactttgaaggtctgtaccgagctccagggtgctccaaatttcaatgttatatataccaaaagatgcgcaaggatctggcctacacgccaatgatgttgaaaataaacgcttcattggccaaaatgcctcaaaaagtgacatttttgaaaagaatctttttttacgggttaaatcccatttaaaattgaagggcggaacgccagctcctgttacgtccaatcaagctcaaattttggatttgggcttagtatgcccaccggaacaaacccttgaatgcccgccaaaaagtcatttttgttacatcctattgtCCATTcctaaaaaaggttttttaagtTGAGAAAACCTCTGATTGCTGATATACTCATCCAAactatctcagcaacgaatgatacaattttcaatgttaaaaaatgaaacatctgtgttatttatttgaaatttggaaattaagaCTTACATTTCGAATAGGCTTAATAttgaataatggcctcgagccgagagaataatggcatccgtcaaaaaaaattgtgttgtttACTACGGAAATCGAACCAGGTATCTTTGACTAACTATCTCAATGACTTGACCTCGACCATCACAGCTTGATGTCTCAGGATTTGTTGATAAGTCGATGTGTCCCTCGTTGGAGATTTactgtttcaattaacgaatgaacacacTTGTTTTGATGATGTGAgttggtacagtcatcccacatattcggaacacccacaaattcggaacacttttgtggtaatttatcaataacatggcaaatgcagcttttctgacgaccctactatttttaggaccttcatttggacattctcttgctatttcactagtaaaagtagtaatttttgaacaaaaaaaaaaccatttcaagactattttatcaagAGCAGCAAAATTCtgcacggaaaggggatccatcgccaaatcgcgataaagttcgctaaaactagcgaaaaatgtcgctaatttctcagcctgcacaaaaattacctagaatcgctaatttttttcgctggtttggaaaccgatgaaattctaccaaaccagtgaaaaaaaacactggtttggtgaaaaatgtcgctgtttgggggatcagttttgctagaatcagaaaattttctcgctggtttggaaaaagcggcagggcaccaaaatcaaccaggagattattgtactggttttgggaaacaattcgctggtccagcggatttcttcactggaccagtgttcttttacgctagatcagcgttttctatcgctgacgtccggtttttttttttccggcggcagcagctcgtaccaaaatcaaccagtagATTATTGTGctggttttgggaaacaattcgctggtccagcggattttttcactgaactggtgttcttttacgctggatcagcgttttctatcgctgacgtccgggtttttttttccggcggcagcagctcgtaccaaaatcaaccaggagattattctACTGGTTTCGGCGAAAAATCCGCTGGTTCAGCGAATGTTTCCACtggaccagtgttttttttgcactggatcagcgttttttatcaccgacgtttgtttttttgttttggcggcAGAAGCCTATGCCAAAATAAACCAGAGGATTTGAGAACCAGAGATTAATTGGGAATCGTGTAAAAGCATGTGGCAAAGTGGTTGTTTAAAACCGTCTTGCATGTTATAAGCTGAATTTTGTGAATGTGTTGATTTGTGCACAGTTTCATATTACCagtcttaattaaattttccttagaTTGAAACTTTACCACATTCTGCTGCAATGAATGGCGGGGTTTTGACTAACGTTGATTCATGGCAGCATGGCCTACTGATCCCGCGACGGTCACACTGAATGATTGACCCCCGTGAATCACTTTGGGTGTGGGCAGTGTCTGCGCTGGAATTTTATCTAGAAGCCTTTGTCGATGATCTCGTTGAACCTCCAGCTCGACCTGCGCTTGGGCTGTAAAAAAATCGTTGCATTTGTATATTCTATAGAAACGATGTAAAATCTTTTACCTTGCGTGTTGGGTTTCCTTCCGACACATTGGCACATAATATCGGATtttgtttgagaaaaaaattagcaaaaaattaTAGTTCGATTAGAATTTCCTAGCTTAATTGACAATTGTGAAAACGCTTTCTGTGACAGATCGACAACACGCAGCTTCTAATCAAAATTGGGTACCATTACAGAGAGATCAACTGCTCGAATGATGCCCACTCAAAATTGAGTTGATTTTTGAATCGAGCAGAAACTTCAACACGCCtagggagcgttattttattacgtaacgggAGGGGGGTCGCACGCttcattcaacattttttacaatttttccattttttttttgcgttacttaaaaaaaacaacgctTCTCTAAtggtgttaaaatatttttgcatagattttgcaacaattgtgaaagttgtaaaaatttatcaaacaaaGTGCACAGATTTTCTCAGCGGgtagtttgaaactgttctaaagtggtcgaaagcaCTCAGTCGAGACACAAACCGGTTTGGCGAGCGGGGGATAGAAGGTATCATTTTCaatgtgcaaatatttggtgtgcagttaCCCAGTAACGAAGTTCTTGTAGGATTCTTGCAGAGTTTTTACAGAGCTGTATATTCTAACAGCATTCTAGAAGAAATGTTCTACCCTTCTaacaggattctggcagaaccaggcGGAGAATTTGATCAATCATTCAATGgtgatttaaataaatcaaagaAATTGAACTCATTAGGAGCATTTATTCCGTCTacgtttaaaaaatgatttaaactacaaaaaaatcttattacaTATATTGAACCTTGAGAACTTTAAGTAGAGTTATTGCTTAACTTTCTTTacttattaaataaaaactcaATCAATAGATCAAATTATAGGACAATATATTCAGTCAAAgcataaatttacacattaaaaataaataaataattcacaATCTTCACAATAAATACAATACGATAGAAATTACTTAGCGGGAGGTTTAGATAAATATGCAAGGAGGCTTACAACGCAGGCGTATTTTGTATCGTTGTCAAAAACCAGGCCATACGCATGCTTAGGGATGAACGTCCACATGGGTTTGGCATCAGGTGGGTATTGGGCGTTAAGTACAAAGGCCAGCAGCCACTGCTTGTCCCGTTCGCTCATCAGGTTCGCGTACTCGTCGTACTCGCCCGACCGGTTCAGCTTGCCACGGTGATGCTGCATCTGCTGCTGGTTCTGGTGGTAATTCTGCCGATTATTGTGCTGCTGCTGGTAGCGATTCTGACCCTGTTGCTGGTGTTGACGGTGCTGGTTCAGCATCGGATGGTTTTGCTGAATCTCCTGAACCAGCCGTTGGTTGAAATTCGGCGGCGGCACACTCATCGGAAACGGCGGCGGAACGTTCGTCTGGAGCAGGTGCAACGGTGGCAACGGGGGAACCATGTTCAACGGCGGCGGAAAGTTCACCGGAATCGTCAACGGCGGCTGGTGATTCATCATTCCGGGAAATCCGGGCGGCGGACGAGGCAGTCCCATGCCCGGATGATGAAACGGCGGCAGCTGCTGGGGAACCTCCGGCGGCATCGAGTGCTGCGCCTGCTGCTTGATCATGTTCTGCTCGATCTCCTCCACCGAACAGATGCGCATCTGAGCCGGATTCGGCAGCGGGAAGTTGGGCGGAAGACCGACAAAGGGGCCACCTAAAACAAGCCAAATGATAACAAACTCCCTTCTCACAAAATCTCCCCACCCTTACCTGGTCCCCCGCCTATCCTCTGATGGTGCTGCTGGTGCTGCATCGCCGCCATCAACGAACTCTGCGGATGGTGCTGCTGCATCGCCGGATGTGGCAACTGCGGCCACGGCGTCTCCGGCTTGCTCGGCATCGTCCACACGCTCGGACCATATCCTCGTGCAGCTCCTCCCAGTCCCCCTCCCGTGCCTGCCCAAACGTCTCATCGTTCAGCGCATCGTACTCCTCCTCCGAATCGTCCGGACCGCCCCCAATTCCCCCGCCTCCGTCATCCTCCACCGGAAGATGCGTGTCGAACCCGAAGAAGGAATCCGTCATTGTGACAACTGCAGCGGGCCCGAATCCCAACCAGCGCGGACAAATTGCGCCCAAccgctttgtttacaaaccgcCGCCAAATGGCCACTCCGTCCTCCTCCGCAACG harbors:
- the LOC120422508 gene encoding putative uncharacterized protein DDB_G0294196, coding for MPSKPETPWPQLPHPAMQQHHPQSSLMAAMQHQQHHQRIGGGPGGPFVGLPPNFPLPNPAQMRICSVEEIEQNMIKQQAQHSMPPEVPQQLPPFHHPGMGLPRPPPGFPGMMNHQPPLTIPVNFPPPLNMVPPLPPLHLLQTNVPPPFPMSVPPPNFNQRLVQEIQQNHPMLNQHRQHQQQGQNRYQQQHNNRQNYHQNQQQMQHHRGKLNRSGEYDEYANLMSERDKQWLLAFVLNAQYPPDAKPMWTFIPKHAYGLVFDNDTKYACVVSLLAYLSKPPAK